The proteins below come from a single Desulfurobacterium atlanticum genomic window:
- the ppdK gene encoding pyruvate, phosphate dikinase, with protein sequence MVKRVYFFGGGKAEGTASMKNLLGGKGANLAEMTNLGLPVPPGITITTEVCKEYFNLGHQFPEGLWDEVLEGMKKIEKVVGRKFGDKEMPLLVAVRSGAPVSMPGMMDTILNLGLNDESVEGLAKSTGNERFAWDSYRRFIQMFGNVVMGIPHEKFEEILEGKKKEIGAKEDIDLTAEDFKEIVDRYKKMVKEETGQEFPQDPYRQLEMAVRAVFESWNNPRAIKYREINKIPEDYGTAVNIVAMVFGNLGETSGTGVAFTRNPSTGENEFYGEYLKNAQGEDVVAGIRTPQPLKKSQKTDESQVSLEEEFPEVYKELERIREILEKHYKDMQDIEFTIENGKLYMLQTRTGKRTARAAVKIAVDLVKEGLITKEEALLRIDPSLINQLLHPMIDEEDKKRAIEQGRFITKGLPAAPGAVSGVVVFSADEAVEMKEKGKRVILVRHETSPEDIHGMHAAEGILTARGGMTSHAAVVARGMGKTCIVGAETITVDYDKEEFRVGDIVVKKGDVITIDGSTGEIFHGEIKTIPADISGEFEELMKWADEIRSIRIRVNADTPEDALQGRKFGAEGIGLCRTEHMFFDEDRIPVVREMILAKTKEEREKALKKLLPMQRSDFKAIFEVMDGLPVNIRLLDPPLHEFLPKTEEEFEKTAKEMGISVEEIKRRAEELHEVNPMLGLRGSRLGIAYPEIYEMQVRAIMEAACQCKKEGVDVRPEIMLPLIADDRELSILRKMIDRIAAEVFVETGVEVPYQVGTMIEIPRAALIADQLARDAEYFSFGTNDLTQMTFGLSRDDAGRFIGTYIEEGILKGDPFMHIDENGVGQLVKIAIEKGTKTRPELKTGVCGEHGGDPRSINFFQKLGIQYVSPSPFRVPIARLAAAQAKIKLDRGEL encoded by the coding sequence ATGAAGTTTTAGAAGGGATGAAGAAGATTGAGAAGGTTGTTGGAAGAAAGTTTGGTGATAAGGAGATGCCTCTTCTTGTTGCTGTTCGTTCTGGTGCTCCTGTGTCAATGCCTGGAATGATGGATACGATTCTCAATCTTGGTCTAAATGATGAGTCGGTGGAAGGGTTAGCAAAAAGCACAGGGAATGAAAGATTTGCATGGGATTCATACAGGCGCTTTATTCAGATGTTTGGAAACGTTGTTATGGGTATCCCACATGAGAAGTTTGAAGAGATTCTTGAAGGTAAGAAAAAAGAAATTGGGGCTAAAGAGGATATAGATCTGACTGCCGAAGATTTTAAAGAGATAGTAGATAGATATAAAAAGATGGTTAAGGAAGAAACGGGACAGGAGTTTCCTCAGGATCCTTACAGGCAGCTTGAGATGGCTGTTAGAGCTGTTTTTGAGTCATGGAACAATCCAAGAGCTATAAAATACAGGGAGATCAATAAGATTCCTGAAGATTATGGAACTGCTGTAAATATTGTTGCAATGGTTTTTGGGAACCTTGGAGAAACTTCAGGAACAGGGGTTGCCTTTACAAGAAATCCATCAACAGGTGAAAACGAGTTTTACGGTGAATATCTTAAAAATGCTCAAGGTGAAGATGTTGTAGCCGGTATAAGGACTCCACAGCCTCTTAAGAAATCTCAAAAGACAGATGAATCTCAGGTTTCTCTTGAAGAGGAGTTTCCTGAAGTTTATAAGGAGCTTGAAAGGATTAGAGAAATTCTTGAAAAGCACTATAAGGATATGCAGGATATAGAGTTTACCATAGAAAACGGCAAACTTTACATGCTTCAAACACGAACGGGTAAAAGGACTGCGAGAGCTGCCGTAAAGATAGCTGTTGACCTTGTGAAGGAAGGTCTTATAACAAAAGAAGAAGCACTTCTTAGGATAGATCCTTCCCTCATCAATCAACTTCTTCATCCTATGATTGATGAGGAGGACAAGAAAAGGGCAATAGAGCAGGGAAGATTTATAACTAAAGGTCTCCCAGCAGCTCCTGGTGCTGTTTCTGGTGTTGTTGTTTTCTCTGCTGATGAAGCTGTTGAGATGAAAGAAAAGGGTAAAAGGGTTATTCTTGTGAGACATGAAACCTCTCCTGAAGATATACACGGTATGCATGCTGCTGAAGGTATTTTAACTGCAAGGGGTGGTATGACTTCTCATGCTGCAGTGGTTGCAAGGGGTATGGGTAAAACCTGTATAGTTGGTGCTGAAACCATAACTGTTGATTATGACAAAGAAGAGTTTAGAGTAGGAGATATTGTTGTTAAAAAGGGTGATGTTATAACTATTGATGGTTCTACAGGTGAGATATTCCACGGAGAGATAAAAACGATTCCTGCCGATATTTCAGGTGAATTTGAAGAACTTATGAAGTGGGCTGATGAGATAAGAAGTATAAGAATAAGGGTAAATGCTGACACTCCTGAAGATGCTCTTCAGGGTAGAAAGTTTGGAGCTGAAGGGATAGGACTCTGTAGAACAGAGCATATGTTTTTTGATGAAGATAGAATTCCTGTGGTAAGAGAGATGATTCTTGCTAAAACAAAAGAGGAAAGGGAAAAAGCCCTTAAAAAACTTCTTCCTATGCAAAGGAGCGATTTTAAAGCTATCTTTGAAGTAATGGATGGACTTCCAGTTAATATCAGGCTTCTTGATCCGCCTCTTCATGAGTTTTTACCTAAGACAGAAGAGGAGTTTGAAAAGACGGCGAAAGAGATGGGTATATCTGTTGAAGAGATTAAGAGAAGGGCAGAAGAACTTCATGAAGTTAACCCGATGCTCGGTCTTAGAGGTTCAAGGCTTGGTATAGCTTATCCTGAAATCTACGAGATGCAGGTAAGGGCTATAATGGAAGCTGCCTGCCAGTGTAAAAAGGAAGGAGTGGATGTAAGGCCTGAAATTATGCTTCCTTTAATAGCTGATGACAGAGAGCTGTCTATTTTAAGAAAAATGATAGATAGAATCGCTGCTGAAGTTTTCGTTGAAACGGGAGTGGAAGTCCCTTATCAGGTTGGGACGATGATAGAGATACCAAGGGCGGCTCTTATTGCAGACCAGCTTGCCAGAGATGCTGAGTATTTCTCTTTTGGAACAAATGACCTTACTCAGATGACATTCGGTCTTTCAAGGGATGATGCAGGAAGATTTATAGGCACATATATTGAGGAAGGTATTTTAAAAGGTGATCCGTTTATGCATATTGATGAAAACGGAGTTGGTCAACTTGTAAAGATTGCTATAGAGAAGGGAACAAAGACAAGGCCTGAGCTGAAGACAGGTGTTTGTGGAGAGCACGGTGGAGATCCGAGATCCATTAATTTCTTCCAGAAATTGGGTATTCAATATGTTAGTCCTTCTCCGTTCAGGGTTCCTATTGCAAGACTTGCCGCCGCGCAGGCAAAGATTAAATTGGATAGAGGGGAGCTTTAA
- a CDS encoding DsbA family protein gives MKKYLYFLTVLALTTSFSCAQSSKTSKDVVSSATKEDVELVKKMFGHAAGRNLELVDVEPTNKTVTLRAYKVKFKDKKSPRYVYGYVWLSTEEAGKDGKGKIMTFKIYEITGESKDGMPLAAPIEPEKQEEMYKTDLSWFKKIVKELEDKNIPHTIGKGDKVVYIVWDVYCPFCYNNFGKVAKSLKEGIKLVFVPLPVHGETSVKGFVYYTYLARKEGAQKAMGHIFMRGDGNFGKFRRSFEEEVEKNYNKIPEKERKELEKFYRDIRAQLVKKGINATPTIVYIPPTEKDKGYIHRGFIQFDKLFELK, from the coding sequence ATGAAGAAGTATCTCTACTTTTTAACTGTTCTTGCTTTAACAACGTCATTTTCATGTGCACAATCCTCTAAAACATCCAAGGATGTGGTAAGCTCGGCAACAAAAGAGGATGTTGAACTTGTGAAAAAGATGTTTGGTCATGCTGCTGGCCGAAATCTTGAGCTTGTTGATGTTGAACCTACAAATAAGACAGTTACTTTAAGGGCGTATAAGGTTAAGTTTAAAGATAAGAAAAGTCCAAGATATGTTTACGGCTATGTGTGGCTTTCAACAGAAGAGGCCGGTAAAGATGGGAAAGGAAAAATTATGACTTTTAAGATTTATGAAATTACAGGAGAAAGTAAGGACGGTATGCCTCTTGCAGCTCCTATAGAGCCTGAAAAACAGGAAGAGATGTATAAAACCGACCTTTCGTGGTTTAAAAAGATTGTAAAGGAACTTGAAGATAAAAACATTCCACATACTATAGGAAAAGGGGATAAGGTTGTTTACATAGTATGGGATGTTTACTGTCCGTTTTGCTACAACAATTTTGGGAAGGTTGCTAAATCCCTTAAAGAAGGGATAAAGCTTGTTTTTGTTCCTCTTCCTGTTCACGGGGAAACTTCTGTAAAAGGTTTTGTTTACTATACCTACCTTGCAAGGAAAGAAGGTGCTCAAAAAGCTATGGGTCATATTTTTATGAGAGGAGACGGTAACTTCGGTAAATTTAGAAGGAGCTTTGAAGAAGAGGTTGAAAAGAACTATAACAAAATTCCTGAAAAGGAAAGGAAAGAGCTTGAGAAGTTCTATAGAGATATAAGAGCACAGCTTGTTAAGAAAGGTATAAACGCAACTCCTACAATTGTTTATATTCCGCCTACAGAAAAAGATAAAGGCTATATTCATAGAGGATTTATCCAGTTTGATAAATTGTTTGAGCTGAAATAA